From one Aeropyrum camini SY1 = JCM 12091 genomic stretch:
- a CDS encoding TM1812 family CRISPR-associated protein has translation MVNVEGRGRELLVEWRSTLKLQPAKALIASAAIAQHVVNAVKQEIDNQEGLALQKLEEINTRLSSPNKMLADEELSNIRDGCLKKKPNVVCQLQVYRKWPDKECRETGINKRNFYAHAGLEKNVTQLVERDGTLYLRYCPQAEKI, from the coding sequence ATGGTAAACGTGGAGGGTAGAGGGAGAGAACTCCTTGTAGAGTGGAGAAGTACATTGAAGCTACAGCCGGCCAAGGCGCTGATCGCCTCAGCAGCCATAGCCCAACACGTTGTAAACGCGGTAAAACAAGAAATCGATAATCAGGAAGGACTTGCGTTACAAAAACTAGAGGAGATAAACACCAGGCTATCCAGCCCTAACAAAATGCTGGCCGACGAAGAGCTATCAAACATAAGGGACGGGTGTCTCAAGAAAAAGCCTAATGTAGTATGTCAACTACAAGTCTATAGAAAATGGCCCGATAAGGAATGCCGCGAGACAGGTATAAACAAGAGAAACTTCTACGCGCACGCCGGGCTAGAGAAGAACGTAACACAACTCGTAGAAAGAGACGGTACACTTTACCTAAGATATTGCCCTCAAGCCGAAAAAATATGA
- a CDS encoding ribbon-helix-helix domain-containing protein encodes MAAMEIIVTYAPRRRERRIKVVTFKIEADLLEEIDRHAERKGLTRSEFIREAILKQLDQT; translated from the coding sequence ATGGCAGCCATGGAGATAATAGTCACCTACGCCCCCAGGAGGAGAGAGAGGAGAATCAAGGTAGTAACATTCAAGATAGAAGCAGACCTCCTCGAGGAGATAGACCGCCACGCAGAGAGGAAGGGGCTAACGAGGAGCGAGTTCATACGGGAAGCCATATTAAAACAGCTAGACCAGACTTAA
- a CDS encoding diphthine--ammonia ligase: MARVCALLSGGKDSNYALYLSMMRGDEVVCILAVKPRRRDSWMFHTAALEAPRLQAEAMGLSHVYREAEVSGVREREVEELKPVLARLKGEAEFDTIVLGGIASRYQLERAKALAGHVGARVYAPLWGVDPENHLLNLVREGFKFIISRAATMGLGPRHVGRVFDEDLAREVIALSRKYGFNPAFEGGEAETLVLSAPHYRRGICVRGKVASLPGEVYELVVYDMRLCGEARVELEPP; this comes from the coding sequence ATGGCTAGGGTCTGCGCGCTCCTGAGCGGTGGTAAGGACAGCAACTACGCCCTCTACCTCTCGATGATGAGAGGTGACGAGGTAGTCTGCATCCTCGCCGTGAAGCCCAGGAGAAGGGATAGCTGGATGTTCCACACTGCAGCCCTGGAGGCACCGAGGCTCCAGGCAGAGGCTATGGGCCTCTCCCACGTCTACAGGGAGGCGGAAGTTAGTGGTGTTAGGGAGAGGGAGGTGGAGGAGCTGAAGCCTGTTCTGGCCAGGCTGAAAGGTGAGGCGGAGTTCGACACCATCGTCCTCGGGGGGATAGCCAGCAGGTACCAGCTGGAGAGGGCCAAGGCCCTGGCCGGCCACGTGGGGGCCAGGGTCTACGCCCCCCTCTGGGGCGTAGACCCGGAGAATCACCTCCTAAACCTTGTCAGGGAGGGGTTCAAGTTCATAATATCAAGGGCTGCTACCATGGGGCTGGGGCCGAGGCATGTGGGGAGGGTTTTCGACGAGGACCTAGCCAGGGAGGTTATAGCCCTCTCTAGGAAGTACGGCTTCAACCCGGCTTTTGAGGGGGGCGAGGCAGAGACTCTAGTGCTCTCCGCACCCCACTACAGGAGGGGTATATGTGTGAGGGGGAAGGTGGCGAGCCTGCCTGGAGAGGTTTACGAGCTGGTAGTGTATGACATGCGCCTATGCGGGGAGGCTAGGGTCGAGCTAGAGCCTCCCTAG
- a CDS encoding TatD family hydrolase, giving the protein MRVYDMHVHLHEFSLGEVEEILEADKSLVVVAVSDDLESAWRTLDLWHAFGRRVVPCMGFHPWNVREGRVWEAWEVLRLAYRYGAPCLGEVGLDRRFVDEYTWRVQNEVFDAFVRLAEEMGVMLNIHAPDAWKQVAHRIGWTSTARFMYHWYTGPATLPRALPEGRVWFSINSAIRVQEKSLRLAREVPLESLVVESDGPYNYRGLRLNPLMVRETVKIVAEARGENPQLVMETVALNSERLLGRL; this is encoded by the coding sequence TTGAGGGTCTACGATATGCACGTCCACCTACACGAGTTTAGCTTGGGGGAGGTTGAGGAGATTCTCGAGGCTGATAAGAGTCTTGTGGTTGTTGCTGTTTCTGACGATCTCGAGTCGGCGTGGAGGACGCTGGACCTGTGGCACGCGTTCGGGAGGAGGGTTGTCCCCTGCATGGGCTTCCACCCCTGGAACGTTAGGGAGGGTAGGGTGTGGGAGGCCTGGGAGGTCCTGAGGCTGGCTTACAGGTATGGGGCCCCCTGTCTGGGGGAGGTGGGGCTTGACAGGAGGTTTGTTGACGAGTATACGTGGAGGGTGCAGAACGAGGTTTTCGACGCGTTCGTTCGCCTAGCCGAGGAGATGGGTGTTATGCTTAACATACACGCCCCCGACGCGTGGAAGCAAGTTGCCCACAGGATAGGCTGGACCAGCACGGCTAGGTTCATGTACCACTGGTACACCGGGCCAGCAACCCTGCCCCGAGCCCTCCCGGAGGGTAGGGTTTGGTTCTCTATAAACTCGGCCATAAGGGTGCAGGAGAAGAGTCTGAGGCTGGCTAGGGAGGTACCCCTCGAGTCTCTGGTTGTGGAGAGCGACGGCCCCTACAACTATAGGGGGCTCAGGCTCAACCCTCTCATGGTAAGGGAGACTGTCAAGATCGTTGCTGAGGCTAGGGGCGAGAACCCCCAGCTGGTGATGGAGACTGTGGCCCTCAACTCGGAGAGGCTCCTAGGGAGGCTCTAG
- a CDS encoding DUF5622 domain-containing protein yields MGGKHGKYVYVKRGDGWYVKVRVFKNRPQDSPEKYLVVGPKRREAPITFQVLEEEDLPEEARRALYLV; encoded by the coding sequence ATGGGCGGAAAGCACGGCAAGTACGTGTACGTCAAGAGGGGAGACGGCTGGTATGTGAAGGTCAGGGTGTTCAAGAACAGGCCCCAGGATAGTCCTGAGAAGTACCTCGTTGTCGGGCCGAAGAGGAGGGAGGCGCCCATAACCTTCCAAGTCCTCGAGGAGGAGGACCTGCCGGAGGAGGCTAGGAGGGCCCTCTATCTTGTCTAA
- a CDS encoding glycosyltransferase family 2 protein, with product MSKTPCGEPEVSIIVPTLNERDNIRPLYEGLRRSLEGAGLDCFEIVFVDDSSTDGTIEEVERLSRADPRVRLIVRRGEKGLSRAVLEGLRRARSRIAVVMDADLQHPPETVPLLVEKVAGGGAEVAVASRYAPGGGVEGWSVFRRIISRGAVLLAWLLIPESRKTSDPVSGFFALNLGRVKPDIVSGRGFKILLEIIYTNPYARVVDVPFTFRGRRRGSSKLGPSTILDYLLQVLQLSSMPRFMAVGALGSLVNLVVYTLAFTATGIHLLSSLLGFEAGLIHNALLHDKVTFRNRSLWRSHSFPRRLAKYHATSAAGIAIGVAVSTLLYSIAGLHPLLSQALGIGAGFIVNFTLASRYIWK from the coding sequence TTGTCTAAAACCCCCTGTGGAGAACCGGAAGTCTCCATTATAGTACCTACCCTCAACGAGAGGGACAACATACGCCCCCTCTACGAGGGGCTGAGGAGAAGCCTGGAGGGGGCTGGCCTCGATTGCTTCGAAATAGTTTTTGTCGACGACTCCTCCACAGACGGGACAATAGAGGAGGTGGAGCGCCTTTCACGCGCTGACCCTAGGGTTAGGCTTATAGTTAGGAGGGGAGAGAAGGGGCTCTCCAGGGCGGTGCTGGAAGGGCTTCGCAGAGCTAGGAGTAGGATTGCTGTTGTGATGGACGCGGACCTACAGCATCCCCCTGAGACGGTGCCCCTGCTTGTCGAGAAGGTTGCCGGGGGCGGAGCCGAAGTGGCTGTGGCCTCACGCTACGCTCCAGGCGGCGGGGTGGAGGGGTGGAGCGTGTTTCGCAGGATCATAAGCAGGGGCGCCGTGCTGCTGGCTTGGCTCCTCATACCCGAGTCCAGGAAGACGAGCGACCCTGTCTCCGGCTTCTTCGCGTTGAACCTCGGGAGAGTCAAGCCAGACATCGTCAGTGGCAGGGGCTTCAAGATACTCCTGGAGATAATATATACTAACCCCTACGCTAGAGTTGTTGACGTCCCCTTCACTTTCCGCGGTAGGCGTCGGGGCAGCAGCAAGCTCGGCCCCTCAACAATTCTCGACTACCTACTCCAGGTCCTCCAGCTCTCTAGCATGCCTCGCTTCATGGCCGTCGGCGCCCTAGGCTCCCTGGTCAACCTTGTCGTCTATACGCTGGCCTTCACAGCGACAGGGATACATTTGCTGAGTAGCCTGCTGGGTTTCGAGGCCGGGCTCATACACAACGCGCTGCTGCACGATAAGGTGACGTTCAGAAACAGGAGCCTCTGGAGAAGCCACAGCTTCCCGAGGAGGCTAGCCAAATACCACGCCACCAGCGCCGCCGGCATAGCTATTGGAGTCGCCGTATCCACGCTACTCTACAGCATCGCAGGCCTCCACCCCCTACTATCCCAGGCGCTCGGGATAGGGGCTGGTTTTATAGTGAACTTCACCCTAGCCTCAAGGTATATCTGGAAGTAG
- the udg gene encoding type-4 uracil-DNA glycosylase, giving the protein MAGSRLRILEEEVRRCTRCPLHATRTHAVPGEGPEEAGVMVVGEAPGRMEDKLGRPFVGPAGKLLDSLLELAGLSRSEVYITNVVKCRPPGNRDPREEEIEACLPYLVEQISLIRPKLVIAVGRHAGRTIFRLASLRWPGLAKARGRAWRGRIGGVEVSIAVTYHPAAALYNPGLRGELEKDFSDVIRRIVGEALSRGGGRGRIGGGLDRWLSPDPGGPGEGAGGDVDSQGE; this is encoded by the coding sequence GTGGCTGGGAGCAGGCTCAGGATACTCGAGGAGGAGGTCAGAAGGTGCACCAGGTGCCCCCTCCACGCTACCAGGACTCACGCAGTCCCTGGCGAGGGTCCTGAGGAAGCTGGTGTCATGGTGGTGGGCGAGGCCCCGGGGAGGATGGAGGACAAGCTCGGCCGCCCTTTCGTCGGCCCTGCTGGGAAGCTTCTGGACAGCCTGCTGGAGCTTGCTGGCCTCTCTAGGAGCGAGGTTTATATCACGAATGTGGTCAAGTGTAGGCCCCCAGGCAACAGGGACCCTAGAGAGGAGGAAATTGAAGCCTGCCTCCCGTATCTTGTAGAGCAGATCAGCCTAATCAGGCCGAAGCTTGTGATAGCTGTTGGAAGGCACGCTGGCAGGACTATATTCAGGCTGGCCAGCTTGAGGTGGCCTGGCCTGGCCAAGGCCCGGGGGAGGGCCTGGAGGGGGAGAATCGGGGGTGTGGAGGTGTCTATAGCTGTGACCTACCACCCTGCAGCTGCCCTCTACAATCCTGGTTTAAGGGGTGAGCTTGAGAAAGACTTCTCAGATGTAATAAGGAGGATTGTGGGCGAGGCCCTATCCAGGGGCGGCGGGAGGGGGAGAATCGGGGGTGGGCTTGACAGGTGGCTCTCACCAGATCCTGGAGGACCTGGCGAAGGAGCGGGCGGTGATGTAGACTCCCAGGGTGAATAG